A window from Dehalococcoidia bacterium encodes these proteins:
- a CDS encoding glycosyltransferase yields the protein MLSIVVPTHNRRTRLSRLLQRLSEEYARPHSFEVVVVIDGSDDDTLAFINTFHPPYPLIAAVQANRGPASARNHAITLAHGEIVLFLDDDVVPERGTIAHHVAIHQNSDDAVVMGPMLPPSGRRMPPWLEWEALMLQKQYRAMAAGQFTPTPRQFYTANASVRRRHVIRAGGFDERYRRAEDVDLAYRLAALGLCFHFEPRAVVTHEPDRTLAGWLRVAREYGRFDVLAGMERPAVLRYSYDEWHRRHLLNRALPRLCVGHARRERLIILAARPLLALRLPERMAPLQRLACSALFNVQYWQGVADASGQGERIWSGAAAALAGARARRGREAS from the coding sequence ATGTTGAGCATCGTTGTGCCCACGCACAATCGACGAACACGTCTATCCCGCTTGTTGCAACGTCTCTCCGAGGAATACGCTCGACCTCACTCGTTTGAGGTTGTCGTAGTGATTGATGGGTCGGATGATGATACACTCGCGTTTATCAATACGTTTCATCCGCCATACCCGCTGATTGCTGCTGTTCAAGCAAATCGTGGGCCAGCTTCGGCACGAAATCATGCAATTACGTTAGCCCATGGCGAGATCGTGCTCTTTCTCGACGACGACGTGGTGCCGGAGCGGGGAACCATTGCGCATCACGTGGCAATTCATCAGAATTCTGACGACGCCGTGGTGATGGGGCCAATGTTGCCGCCCAGCGGACGGCGGATGCCGCCCTGGCTCGAGTGGGAAGCGCTGATGCTGCAAAAGCAGTATCGCGCCATGGCCGCGGGACAGTTCACACCGACACCGCGGCAATTCTACACGGCAAATGCATCGGTCAGGCGCAGGCATGTCATTCGGGCCGGCGGATTCGACGAGCGCTACCGGCGGGCCGAGGATGTGGACCTGGCGTACCGCCTGGCGGCGCTCGGCTTATGCTTCCACTTCGAGCCGCGGGCGGTAGTCACGCATGAACCGGATCGCACGCTCGCTGGCTGGCTGCGCGTAGCGAGAGAATACGGCCGCTTTGATGTGCTGGCCGGAATGGAGCGGCCGGCGGTGTTGCGCTACTCGTACGATGAGTGGCATCGCCGCCACCTTTTGAATCGTGCGCTTCCCCGACTCTGCGTCGGGCATGCCCGGCGCGAGCGCCTGATCATCCTGGCGGCGCGTCCGCTGCTCGCGTTACGATTGCCCGAACGGATGGCGCCGCTTCAACGGCTCGCCTGCAGTGCCCTGTTCAACGTGCAGTACTGGCAGGGGGTTGCTGACGCAAGCGGCCAGGGCGAGCGGATCTGGTCGGGTGCGGCCGCGGCCCTCGCCGGCGCACGGGCGAGGCGTGGCCGTGAAGCATCATGA